The proteins below are encoded in one region of Oreochromis niloticus isolate F11D_XX linkage group LG6, O_niloticus_UMD_NMBU, whole genome shotgun sequence:
- the LOC100694981 gene encoding NLR family CARD domain-containing protein 3-like has translation MTSEDLLNTLEDLGDEEFDKFKWFLQQGDILRGRPVIRKSRLETSKRLETVDLMTQTYELRGALEVTKVVLERINRNDLLQSFSVSSPTTEVHINGGKTSKKKGDDEDGGKTSKKKGDDEDGGKTSKKKGDDEDGGKTSKKKGDDNDGGKTTKKKDDDDNGGKTSKKKADDEDGGKTSKKKGDDEDGGKTSKKKDDDDSDGKTSKEKVDDEDGGKTTQKKGDDGSVGKAKKKKGLFSSKTQAPTSDTDDMVVPVPEPHPITFYQQMLQSNFQDKFLGAEEEWAKDTQHLADIYTELYITARSGAHFHTQHEVRTLEKAWKPAEAEKSIQPTDMFEHPSGESKPIKTVMTNGIAGIGKTFLVQKFVLDWAEKRSNQDVHLIFPFTFRQLNPLKGEKFSLAELIHECIPETVGIPQDALNYIFTDVQSSGITNYDKSKFKLLFVFDGLDESRLHLDLHSEDIRSVDVTKATETDVLLRKLINGKLLCSARIWITTRPAAANQIPQEFINSITEVRGFTEPRKEEFFRKRFKDEEQANRIVSHIKTSRSLLIMCNIPVFCWITATVLEDVLKTREGGELPRTLTEMYAEFLVFQIDHTKEKYGPEKSIQYIKSLAKLAFEQLEKGNLIFYEKDLRESGIDFVSARGGVSTQIFKEEQGRKGKDKMFSFVHLSVQDFLAAFYVKMSLINSNKNVMPLPPLSLKNLRLLLSKTSLKKIHRISIDRTLKSPNGSLDLFLRFLLGLSLQTNQEKLQNLLIKTDNNPLANQKTAQYIKKKLSESLSPERSINLFHCLNELNDSSLVEEIQQSLRSGRLSTEKLSLAQWSALVFILLSSEEDLDVFDLKKYSVFASEDAFLRLLPITKEASKVLLSACNLSKRSCSALSSVLSSQPSSLRELDLSNNDLQDSGVKLLSIGLGSPSCRLEKLNLSGCMISGKGCTSLATALRANPYHLSELDLSYNHPGDTATKLLSAGVEHQHWKLKTLRLEHGGEQRMKPGLKKYFCELTLDTNTANRNLKLSDNNRKVTAMSTQQPYAQHAERFNICLQLLCKHGVTGRCYWEVEWKGVVDIAVSYRGIRRRGDSVDCKFGCNRQSWSLMCSDVDRYSVWHNNTGKDISSSSFSSVSNRAGVYVDWPAGTLSFYRICSGSKTLLHTFHTTFTEPLYPGFGFCTLSFGSSVFLSSL, from the exons ATGACATCAGAGGACCTCTTAAACACGCTGGAAGATTTGGGAGATGAAGAGTTTGATAAATTCAAGTGGTTCCTGCAGCAGGGTGATATCCTTCGGGGGCGCCCTGTCATCAGAAAGAGCCGTCTGGAGACGTCAAAGCGACTGGAAACTGTGGACCTGATGACACAAACCTACGAACTCCGAGGAGCTTTGGAGGTGACCAAGGTGGTTTTAGAGAGAATTAACAGAAATGACCTGCTGCAGAGTTTTTCTGTCAGCAGCCCAacaactgaag TGCACATCAATGGTGGGAAGACCTCAAAGAAGAAAggggatgatgaagatggtggGAAGACCTCAAAGAAGAAAggggatgatgaagatggtggGAAGACCTCAAAGAAGAAAggggatgatgaagatggtggGAAGACCTCAAAGAAGAAAGGGGATGACAATGATGGTGggaaaaccacaaaaaagaaagatgatgATGACAATGGTGGTAAGACTTCAAAGAAAAAAgcggatgatgaagatggtggGAAGACCTCAAAGAAGAAAggggatgatgaagatggtggGAAGACCTCAAAGAAGAAAGATGATGATGACAGTGATGGGAAGACTTCAAAGGAAAAAgtggatgatgaagatggtggGAAGACTACGCAGAAGAAAGGAGATGACGGCAGTGTTGGGAAGgctaaaaagaagaaaggacTTTTCTCCTCTAAGACTCAAgctcccacttctgacaccgaTG ATATGGTGGTTCCAGTACCAGAGCCACATCCCATCACATTTTACCAGCAGATGCTTCAATCAAACTTCCAGGATAAATTTTTGggtgcagaagaagagtgggCAAAAGACACACAGCATCTGGCTGATATCTACACAGAGCTGTACATCACAGCCAGGTCTGGCGCACATTtccacacacagcatgaggtcCGAACGTTAGAAAAGGCATGGAAGCCAGCAGAAGCAGAGAAATCAATTCAACCCACAGACATGTTTGAACATCCTTCTGGAGAATCCAAACCCATCAAAACAGTGATGACCAATGGAATCGCAGGAATTGGAAAAACTTTCCTTGTCCAGAAGTTTGTTTTGGACTGGGCTGAAAAAAGATCCAATCAAGATGTGCATCTGATTTTCCCCTTCACCTTCCGTCAGCTGAATCCACTGAAGGGAGAAAAGTTCAGTTTGGCAGAGCTCATTCATGAATGCATCCCAGAAACTGTAGGCATCCCACAGGACGCTCTGAATTACATCTTTACAGATGTTCAGTCATCAGGAATCACCAACTATGACAAGAGTAAATTCAaacttctgtttgtgtttgatgGGCTGGATGAGAGCCGCCTTCATCTCGACCTTCATTCTGAAGACATTCGCTCTGTCGATGTAACAAAGGCAACAGAAACAGATGTCTTGCTGAGGAAACTCATCAATGGGAAACTGCTATGCTCTGCTCGgatctggataaccacacggcctgcagcagccaatcagatccctcaaGAGTTTATAAACAGCatcacagaggtcagagggttcacagAGCCCCGGAAGGAGGAGTttttcaggaagagattcaaaGATGAGGAACAGGCCAACAGGATTGTCTCCCACATCAAAACATCACGAAGTCTCCTTATCATGTGtaacatcccagtcttctgctggatcactgcgaCAGTTCTGGAAGATGTGTtgaaaaccagagagggaggagagcTGCCCAGGACTCTGACTGAGATGTATGCAGAGTTCCTGGTGTTTCAGATTGATCACACCAAAGAAAAGTATGGCCCAGAGAAGAGCATTCAATACATTAAGTCATTAGCAAAACTGGCCTTTGAGCAGCTGGAAAAGGgcaacctgatcttctatgagaAGGATCTGAGAGAGAGCGGCATTGATTTCGTCTCAGCACGTGGAGGAGTTtccacacagatctttaaagaggagcaAGGGAGGAAAGGGAAAGACAAGATGTTCAGCTTcgtccatctgagtgttcaggattTTCTGGCTGCTTTTTATGTGAAGATGTCTCTaataaacagcaacaaaaatgtGATGCCTTTACCACCACTGTCTCTGAAAAACCTTCGACTCCTTTTAAGCAAAACATCTTTGAAGAAGATTCACAGGATTTCCATTGACAGGACCTTAAAGAGTCCAAATGGAAGCCTGGATTTGTTCCTTCGCTTCCttctgggtctttcactgcagaccaatcaggagAAACTACAGAACCTGTTGATCAAGACGGACAATAACCCTCTGGCCAATCAGAAAACAGCccagtacatcaagaagaagctcagtgagagTCTGTCTCCAGAGagaagcatcaatctgttccactgtctgaatgagcTAAATGATtcttctctagtggaggagatccaacagtccctgagatcaggaaggCTCTCCACAGAAAAACTCTCTcttgctcagtggtcagctctggtcttcatcttactgtcatctgAAGAAGATTTGGACGTGTTTGATCTGAAGAAATACTCAGTTTTTGCTTCAGAGGATGCTTTTCTGAGACTGCTACCAATAACAAAGGAAGCCAGCAAAGTTCT ACTGAGTGCATGCAATCTGTCAAAGAGAAGTTGTTCAGCTCTatcctcagttctcagctctCAGCCATCAAGCCTGCGAGaactggacctgagtaacaacgacctgcaggattcaggagtgaagctgtTGTCTATTGGGCTGGGGAGTCCAAGCTGTAGACTGGAGAAACTCAA CCTGTCAGGCTGTATGATCTCAGGGAAGGGCTGTACTTCTCTAGCCACAGCTTTGAGAGCCAACCCCTACCATCTGAgtgagctggacctgagctacaaccaTCCAGGAGACACCGCCACCAAGCTGCTTTCTGCTGGAGTGGAGCATCAACACTGGAAGCTTAAAACTCTCAG GCTGGAGCATGGTGGAGAGCAGAGGATGAAACCTGGTTTGAAGAAAT ATTTCTGCGAACTCACACtggacacaaacacagccaACAGAAATCTCAAGCTGTccgacaacaacaggaaggtgacagcAATGTCAACGCAGCAGCCTTATGCTCAGCACGCAGAGAGGTTCAACATCTGCCTTCAGCTACTGTGTAAGCACGGtgtgactggtcgctgttactgggaggtggagtggaaAGGAGTGGTGGATATCGCAGTCAGTTATAGAGGAATCAGAAGGAGGGGAGACAGTGTCGACTGCAAGTTTGGATGCAACCGTCAGTCGTGGAGTCTGATGTGCTCTGATGTTGATCGCTACTCTGTGTGGCACAACAACACAGGGAAAgacatctcctcctcctccttctcctctgtctctaacagagcaggAGTGTATGTGGACTGGCCTGcgggcactctgtccttctacagaatCTGCTCTGGCTCAAAGACCCTCCTCCACACCTTccacaccacattcactgaacctctttatcctgggtttgggTTCTGCACATTGTCGTTTGGTTCTTCTGTGTTTCTGAGTTCTCTGTAG